Part of the Intestinibacillus sp. Marseille-P6563 genome is shown below.
TTATGTTGATATTTGTGCTATTCTTAGTGATGATAGGATTAATGACTGAGCAGTCAAACCCCTTATCACGAAGGAAGCACAGGAGCGGGATGTGGTAGATCCCGGTAGACTCAAGGAAGCAGCGGCTTTTGAGAGAATACGTCTCTTGCGCTTCCTTTATTTTTGCGACAGCCAGGTCTCTGGAGCCTGGATCCGAATGGACGATTTTAAAGGGCTTCCCGGTAAAAGAACCGTTAGGGAGGGCGATAGACATCCAGGTAAAATCAGCGCCGACATCAAGGCCGACAGAGAGGTGAGAAGAAACGCTGTCAATAAGTGCAAGTAATCTTTTGTAATGCATAGAAAATATCCTTTCCGGCAGGCATCCATTTCCAAAAGGCGGATACACAACCTAGCGGCTTATACAGGTATAGCCTGAGGCTTCCCAACCAGCCAAACCATAAATCACCACCGAATGGACAGACAGACTTTCTAAGAGGTTTTCCCGGCGGGAGGCCGGGTCCCAAGGAGGAAACGTCAATTGCCCTGCCTCAGTGATTATACCTCATGATCTGATCTGGTGCATCATGGAAGCCTCAGACACGGTAAGGAAACAATAACTTCTGATGGAGAGGGAATCCCTCCTTCAGTTATTCATTTAGACTTTGTAACTATTAAACCGTAGTCATTATTGACTACACCATTATTATACTAGGAGGAAAAGTTATGAGTTTCACACCCAAGTATCTGTTGGAAGCCCGCTCGTTTATGTCCGGTTCTGCGGGGGAAAAAGCAAGGGCAGAACTAAAAGCCCGGGAAGCGACCAAGACCATCGTGAAAAATGCGGCGGTCGGTGGAGTCGTGGCCGGCCCGGCAGGGGCGGTTGTCGGCGCACTGGTCGGCAAGGCCAAACATGACATCAAAAACAAGTAATTTCATAAGCGCAAAAAATCCCCCGGCTGCGGCCGGGGGATTTTTGTTCTTACAGGATCTTTTCTTCGTCCTTAACGTCCTTCATCGACAGGTTGATGCGGCCCTTGTCATCGATTTCCATGACCTTGACCCAAACCATGTCGCCGACCTTGACAGCATCCTCAACCTTTTCTACACGGTGGTTGGCCATCTTGGAGATGTGAACCATACCATCCTTGTTGTTGGTCAGGTTAACGAATGCGCCGAAGTTCATCAGACGAACAACCTTGCCATAGTAGATTTCGCCGACTTCCGGCTCCTTAACGATGGCTTCGATCATCTGCTTGGCAACCGCAGCATCCGATGCCTTGACGGCCGCAATGGTGATGACGCCGTCGTCGTTGATGTCGATCTGTGCACCCGATTCGGCAACGATCTTCTGAATGACGCTGCCGCCCTTGCCGATGACTTCACGGATCTTGTCCGGGTCGATCTGCATGGTGGTCATCTTGGGCGCCCAGTCGGATACGTCCGCGCGCGGCTCGGCGATCGCCTTGAGCATGATCTCGTCCAGAATGCCATAACGGGCAACGCGGCACTTCTCAAACGCCTGCTTGATGATGTTCGGGGTCAGGCCGTCGACCTTGATGTCCACCTGGATAGCGGTGATGCCCTTCTTGGTACCAGCGACCTTAAAGTCCATATCGCCGTAGAAGTCCTCGACGCCCTGGATGTCGGTAAAGGTGGTTTCCTGGCCGCCGTCGGTAATCAGGCCGCAAGAGATACCAGCAACCGGTGCCTTGATCGGCACGCCAGCATCCATCAGGGCCAGAGTCGAACCGCAGACAGAGCCCTGCGAGGTCGAGCCGTTGGACGAAATAACTTCCGAAACCAGACGCAGCGCGTACGGGAATTCCTCGACGCTCGGGATGACCGGCAGCAGCGCACGTTCTGCCAGCGCACCATGGCCGATCTCACGACGGCCGGGGCTGCGGGACGGGCGGGTTTCGCCGACCGAGAAGGACGGGAAGTTATAATGATGGATATAACGCTTTTCCTTTTCTTCAAAGATGGTGTCGAGCTCCTGCGCATCGCCCAGGGTGCCCAGGGTACACAGAGTCAGTACCTGCGTCTGGCCACGGGTGAACATACCCGAACCGTGTACGCGCGGCAGGATGCCAACTTCGGCAGCCAGCGGACGGACTTCTTCCATGCCGCGGCCATCGACGCGCTTGCCATTGGCCAGCCAGCGGCGAACGATCTTCTTCTGCAGCTTGTCTACGCACTCGGCCAGATTGGCGCCGTGCTCTTCCAGATACGCTTCGTCCAGGGTTTCCTGGAAGGCGTCGACGATCTCGCGCACGCCCGCGTCGCGAACGGTCTTGTCGTCGGTGTCCATCGCCATTTCGAATTTGTCGTTGCACTCTGCCTCGAGCTTGTCGAACAGGTCGTGGTCGATGTCGTGATGCTCATATTCGAACTTCGGCTTGCCGATCTCATCCTTGATGCTCTGGATGAAGGCACAAACCTTCTTGATTTCCTCATGGGCTTCCATGAGGGCGTTGAACATGTCGTCCTCGGGCACTTCCTTGGCGCCGGCTTCGATCATGACGATTTTATCCTTGGTCGCGCACAGGGTCACGTCCATTTCGCTGACCTTGCGCTGCTCGCTGGTCGGGTTGATAACGACCTTGCCGTCTACGATGCCGACCTGGCAGCCGCCAACGACGTAGTCGAACGGAATGTCCGAAATGGAAACCGCGATGGACGCGCCCAGCAGAGCGACGACCTCGGGCGAGTTGTCATAGTCGTTCTCGAGCACCGTGCAGACGATGGAAACGTCGTTGCGGAGGTCCTTCGGGAACAGCGGACGCATCGGGCGGTCGATCTGGCGGGATGCCAGGATGGCCTTTTCGCTCGGACGGCCCTCACGGCGCATGAACGAACCCGGGATGCGGCCAACCGCATACAGGCGCTCTTCAAAGTCGACCGAGAGCGGGAAGAAATCGATGCCGTCGCGCGGCTTGGCCGACGCGGTCGCGGTGACGAGCACAGCGGTCTCGCCGTAGCGTACCAGGCACGAGCCATTGGCGAGCTGTGCCATTTTGCCGGTTTCAACGGTCAGCTTCCGGCCTGCAAAGGTGGTTTCAAACACGCGGTAGTTTTTGAAATCAAAATGGTTGATATTGCTCATAACTGCCTCCTATTTGTGTTTTCATGGCCCGGTGTCCCGGGCGGGCGGAACGGAAAACCGACAGTTTTTAGCACTTGAAGCGCAGGCCGTCGGATACGGCTTGTCCTTCAACTGCTAATAACTGCGGATCCCGCGTTTGCGTGAAGCTGGATTACAAAGCGGAAAAGGGGGGCGGAGCCCCCCTTCCAAAAATTACTTACGGATACCCAGCTTCTTGATGAGCTCACGGTAACGGTTGATGTCCTTGCGCTGCAGGTATGCGAGCATGCTGCGGCGCTGGCCGACCATCTTCAGCAGGCCACGACGGGAGTGATTGTCCTTCGGATGCTGCTTCAGGTGCTCAGTCAGCTCCTGGATGCGAGCGGTCAGGATTGCAACCTGTACCTCCGGCGAACCGGTATCAGTTTCGTGCGTACGATTTGCCTCGATGACCGAGGTCTTGACTTCCTTACGGATCATGGGAAATTCACCTCATAAAAAATTTTTCAGTCCCCGCATGCTGCGTAAAAGGCTGGTGATGTGGCGCGCTGAACGTGCCGTGTCCCCTCAAACGAAACATGGGGCAAAACTAATAGTAGTTTACCACGGACTTTGCCGTTTGTAAAGTTTTTTTTGGAAACTCTTGCGCATGAATTTCTCCCTGCAAAGTATAGTTTGGCAATGTGCTGATTTGTTTACAGTCTATTCACAAAAATTTTATGAAACTTTCATATTGCAGGATTCGACGGCAATGGAGTATAATTTTTATCACAATGTGACACGTTTGGTGTCCAGAAAGATACGTTTTTTGTGAATAACGCGGCGGGGCTGTGCAATAGTGTGGCCTGATGCCGCGTTTTTTCATCTTCATTTTGCAAGTTTTCCTGCAGCCCATCCGGGCTGCTTTTCTTATTTGCGGCGTGTCTCCCGCCCAAAAGCGTATTCCCGCTCGGCGGCCGGCTGCTCCCGCCGCTGGCGCTGCTGCCGCGCGCGGGCCAACCGATTGGTCACAGCCATGCGCGCCACGCACGACAAAAAGACCAGGATCGTGGCACCCAGTGCCAGGCCCAGCCAATAGATCTCGGTAATAAAGTGCGACGTCAGCTTGGCTGCCGCATATTCCAGCCCATAGAGCGGACGCACCAAAATATCCAGCCAGGCGATCCATGCCGCCCCTGGAATTTCATTCAGTTCGATAAACATCAGGGCACACACGGCACCGGCGACCGAACGCACGAACACCCCGATGCCATAAATGGCTTGCAGCGTCAACAGGGTACGCACGCGGGCAAAATTCCCGATCGCCGTCACCAGCAGCAAAACGACCACATATACACTGGATGCAATACATTGTCCGCGGCTGGGTCCCTCCGACCAGCGCCCCAGATAGGTGGAAACCAACACCGCACAGGCAATCCAGGCAGACACTCCCCCTGTCAGCCAGACCGCCCAGGTCAGACGTTCCTCTGTCATGCTCCGTTTCCCCATGTATCTTCCTCTTTTCTCTCTCACAAGAAAAAGGGGCGCGATCTTTACAAGCGCGCCCCTCTCCGTGTATCCTGCCGCTTATTGAACGATCTCTTTCGCCGCAGCCGCCAAAGCTTCCACCTTGGCGTCAGCGGACGCCTTGTCCTCTGCCTTTGCCATAATATAGACTTTGACCTTGGGTTCGGTACCCGACGGACGGATGATAAAGGTCGTGCCGCCTTCCAGTTCATAGTATAGCACGTTCTGACCCTTCATTTCCAGTGTTTCCGTGGTGCCGTCTGCCGTGCACGTACGGGTACCCGGCTGATAATCGCGCACATATTCGACCTTATGGCCGGCAACCTGTGCCAGCGGCCGTACGCGCAGTTCGGTCATCAGTTCCTTCATGCGCTCCAGGCCGGAAACGCCCGGCATGGTGATCGAAATGGTCTGCTCGGAATAGAAGCCGTATTTTTCATACATAGTCTGCATGGCATCATACAGCGTCATGCCCTTGGTACGGTAGTAGGCAGCCATTTCCGCAATCAGCATCGAAGCGGTCACGGCATCCTTATCGCGTGCGTAATCGCCGGCCAGATAGCCATACGATTCTTCAAACGCAAACAGATATTCGTGCGAGCCCGAGGTTTCCAGCTGCTTGATCTTCTCGGCCAGGAATTTAAAGCCGGTAAAGGTGTCAAAGCAGTCGACGCCGTTCTTTTCGGCCACGGCGCGCGCCATCTCGGTCGTAACGATGGACTTGAGCAGCGCCGGATGCTCGGGCATGGTGCCGGTCAGCTTCTTGGCTGTAATGACATAGTCGCTCAGGAGAACGCCCACCTGGTTGCCGGACAGCGTGATGTAGTCGCCCGTCTTGTCACGCAGGACGATGCCGGTGCGGTCGGCATCCGGGTCGGTGCCGATGATGAGGTCAACGTCATGCTCCTTGGCCATGGCGATAGCCAGGTTGAAGCCTTCCTTATTTTCCGGGTTCGGGCTCTTGACGGTCGGAAAATCACCGTCGATCACCATCTGTTCGGGCACGCACAGGATGTGCTTATAGCCGATGCGCTTTAAGATTTCGGGCACCAGACGATAGCCTGCGCCATGGAACGGCGTATAGATGAGCTTAAACTCGTCGGCCACCTGTTTGACGCAGTCGGGATTGATCGCAACCGCCAGCACCTGCTTGAGATATGCTTCGTCGGTCTGCCAGTCCATCATCTGCACCAGACCGTCGGCCTTAGCCTTATCGAAGTCCATGGTCTTGATGTCGCGGAACAGATCGAGCGCATCCATCTCCTTGGCGACCACGTCGGCTTCCTTGGGCGGAAGCTGCGCGCCGTCTTCCCAGTAGACCTTATAGCCGTTGTATTCCTTGGGGTTGTGAGAGGCGGTGATGTTGATGCCCGCAATGGTACCATAATACCGAATGGCAAAGGACAGTTCGGGCGTGGGACGCAGTTCATCGTACAGCTTGACCTGAATGCCGTTGGCCGCCAGGATGCAG
Proteins encoded:
- a CDS encoding polyribonucleotide nucleotidyltransferase, which codes for MSNINHFDFKNYRVFETTFAGRKLTVETGKMAQLANGSCLVRYGETAVLVTATASAKPRDGIDFFPLSVDFEERLYAVGRIPGSFMRREGRPSEKAILASRQIDRPMRPLFPKDLRNDVSIVCTVLENDYDNSPEVVALLGASIAVSISDIPFDYVVGGCQVGIVDGKVVINPTSEQRKVSEMDVTLCATKDKIVMIEAGAKEVPEDDMFNALMEAHEEIKKVCAFIQSIKDEIGKPKFEYEHHDIDHDLFDKLEAECNDKFEMAMDTDDKTVRDAGVREIVDAFQETLDEAYLEEHGANLAECVDKLQKKIVRRWLANGKRVDGRGMEEVRPLAAEVGILPRVHGSGMFTRGQTQVLTLCTLGTLGDAQELDTIFEEKEKRYIHHYNFPSFSVGETRPSRSPGRREIGHGALAERALLPVIPSVEEFPYALRLVSEVISSNGSTSQGSVCGSTLALMDAGVPIKAPVAGISCGLITDGGQETTFTDIQGVEDFYGDMDFKVAGTKKGITAIQVDIKVDGLTPNIIKQAFEKCRVARYGILDEIMLKAIAEPRADVSDWAPKMTTMQIDPDKIREVIGKGGSVIQKIVAESGAQIDINDDGVITIAAVKASDAAVAKQMIEAIVKEPEVGEIYYGKVVRLMNFGAFVNLTNNKDGMVHISKMANHRVEKVEDAVKVGDMVWVKVMEIDDKGRINLSMKDVKDEEKIL
- the rpsO gene encoding 30S ribosomal protein S15, with the protein product MIRKEVKTSVIEANRTHETDTGSPEVQVAILTARIQELTEHLKQHPKDNHSRRGLLKMVGQRRSMLAYLQRKDINRYRELIKKLGIRK
- a CDS encoding phospho-sugar mutase, coding for MDFMSEYKRWLDSDALSADERAELQAIEGDEEAIRDRFFAPLSFGTAGLRGILGTGLYRMNRFTVGAATQGLANLIRENGEDAMRRGVAIAYDSRHYSPEFAHLAACILAANGIQVKLYDELRPTPELSFAIRYYGTIAGINITASHNPKEYNGYKVYWEDGAQLPPKEADVVAKEMDALDLFRDIKTMDFDKAKADGLVQMMDWQTDEAYLKQVLAVAINPDCVKQVADEFKLIYTPFHGAGYRLVPEILKRIGYKHILCVPEQMVIDGDFPTVKSPNPENKEGFNLAIAMAKEHDVDLIIGTDPDADRTGIVLRDKTGDYITLSGNQVGVLLSDYVITAKKLTGTMPEHPALLKSIVTTEMARAVAEKNGVDCFDTFTGFKFLAEKIKQLETSGSHEYLFAFEESYGYLAGDYARDKDAVTASMLIAEMAAYYRTKGMTLYDAMQTMYEKYGFYSEQTISITMPGVSGLERMKELMTELRVRPLAQVAGHKVEYVRDYQPGTRTCTADGTTETLEMKGQNVLYYELEGGTTFIIRPSGTEPKVKVYIMAKAEDKASADAKVEALAAAAKEIVQ